A single window of Athene noctua chromosome 1, bAthNoc1.hap1.1, whole genome shotgun sequence DNA harbors:
- the P2RY6 gene encoding P2Y purinoceptor 6, producing the protein MANLTALMGTGRNSCTFHEEFKQILLPLVYSVVFTVGLPLNAVVIGQIWVARKALSRTMIYMLNLAMADLLYVCSLPLLIYNYTQKDYWPFGDFTCKFVRFQFYTNLHGSILFLTCISVQRYLGICHPLASWHKKKGKKLTWLVCAAVWFIVIAQCLPTFLFASTGTQRNRTVCYDLSPPDRSSAYFPYGITLTVTGFLLPFVAILACYCNMARILCQKDELIGLAVHKRKDKAVRMIIIVVIVFSISFFPFHLTKTIYLIVRSSPVLPCPDLQAFAIAYKCTRPFASMNSVLDPILFYFTQRKFRESTRYLLDKMSSKWRHDHCITYGS; encoded by the coding sequence ATGGCCAATTTGACGGCCCTCATGGGCACCGGGAGGAACTCATGCACCTTCCATGAGGAGTTCAAGCAGATCCTGCTGCCCCTGGTCTACTCAGTGGTGTTCACAGTGGGGTTGCCCTTGAACGCCGTGGTCATCGGGCAGATCTGGGTGGCCCGGAAGGCGCTCAGCCGCACCATGATCTACATGTTGAACCTGGCCATGGCTGACCTGCTCTATGTCTGCTCCCTCCCACTCCTCATCTACAACTACACCCAGAAAGATTATTGGCCTTTCGGGGACTTCACCTGCAAATTCGTCCGCTTTCAGTTCTACACCAACCTACACGGCAGCATCCTCTTCCTCACCTGCATTAGTGTCCAGCGGTACCTGGGCATCTGCCACCCCTTGGCCTCATGGCAcaagaagaaggggaagaagcTGACGTGGCTGGTGTGTGCTGCGGTGTGGTTCATCGTCATCGCTCAGTGCCTGCCCACCTTCCTCTTCGCTTCCACCGGCACCCAGAGGAACCGGACTGTCTGCTACGACCTGAGCCCACCGGATCGCTCCTCCGCCTACTTCCCCTACGGCATCACCCTCACTGTCACCGGCTTCCTGCTGCCCTTCGTGGCAATCCTCGCCTGCTACTGCAACATGGCCCGGATCCTGTGCCAGAAGGACGAGCTGATTGGCTTGGCGGTGCACAAGAGGAAGGACAAAGCCGTACGTATGATCATCATCGTGGTCATTGTCTTCTCCATCAGTTTCTTCCCCTTCCACCTCACCAAGACCATCTACCTGATCGTCCGTTCCTCACCCGTCCTGCCCTGCCCGGATCTCCAGGCGTTTGCCATCGCCTACAAGTGCACGCGTCCCTTCGCCAGCATGAACAGCGTCCTCGACCCCATCCTCTTCTACTTCACCCAACGCAAGTTTCGCGAGAGCACCCGTTACCTCCTCGACAAGATGAGCTCCAAATGGCGGCATGACCATTGCATTACCTACGGCTCCTAG